In Bacteroidales bacterium, the genomic stretch AATAGTGATATAGCGGCCCATAATACGCGCACTCCGGGCGGACATCCGGAGGGTTACTTGGAAGCTTTTGCCAATATTTACCGTAATTTCAGCTTGACGGTCAGGGCCAGGGCCAATGGGCAGGAGCCAAGTGCCGAAATGCTGGATTTTCCAGGAGTGGAGGACGGCATTCGTGGCATGCAATTCATCGATACGGTGGTGCGTGCAGGTTACAATGACCAGGAAAAATGGGTAAAATTCGGGGAAGCATAGATCTTTTCCTAAATCTCTAAAGGGCCAATGGAATACGGTTTCATCTTTGATATGGATGGCGTGGTGATTGACAGCAATCCATACCATAAGATTGCATGGGAAAAATTCCTGAGCGGACAGGGGATTCCTTACGATGATCAACTCTTTGATAATGTCCTTTCCGGGAGAACCGGTCCCACTTCTCTCCGGATGCTTTTCGGGAAGGATCTGAGTCAGGAAAAGCTGGACCTCTTTCTGGAAGAAGTGGACAGCAATTACCAGAATATCCTCCATCGGACAGAGGATGTAAAACCCATCGCCGGATTAAACAGCTTCCTGGATCAAATCACAAGAAACGGTTACAGGATTGCCCTGGCCACTTCCGCACCGGTGCTGAACATTAAACTGGGCCTTCAGAAACTGAAGCTGGAAAACATCTTTGAACACATTGTCGGCAAAGTGGATGTAACTCACGGAAAACCCCACCCCGAAGTCTATCTGAAAACACTGGAGCTCCTGGACATACCGGCCGAAAACTGTCTGGTATTTGAAGATTCCCGGGCCGGCATCCAGTCGGCCCTTCATGCCGGAATACGGGTGGTGGGTATTGCATCCGGACATACGAAGAAAGATTTGCTGGAAGAGGGCGTCAGCCTGGCACTGGATGATTTCAGAGGGCTGGAACTGGAGACGGTTCTTGCGCTCTTCCAATAAACAGACCAGACATTTGACGAAAAATCACATCAAAAACGTTTACCAAATGAAACGCACAGCCTTATTTCTGTTTTTTACCCTCATTCTCTCCCCGGTTCTTCTGGCCCAGTTAAACCTGGCGTATCAGAAACCCTCCAAAGAGATCCTGGAACTTGTCGATGTCCCGCTTGCACCATCGGTCCTGCTGGACGACAAGCAGGAAAACATGATACTCCTCTACCGGGATGCTTATGAATCCATCGAGGAACTTTCCAGGCAGGAGTTGCGTCTCGGGGGACTGCGGATCGATCCCTTAACCAATATCGGGAGCCGCACCACCTATGTGAATAATCTCAAGATCAAAAAACTGACTGAAAATGAGGCGGCAGTGGTCCAGGTACAGGGACTGCCCGGTACCCCAAAACTGACCAGCCTGAGCTGGTCGCCCGATCAGAAGAAACTGGCCTTTACCCATACCGCTGCCACCGGGGTGGAACTCTGGGTACTGGACATTGACTCGGCAAAAGCAAGGCGCCTTACCGGGGCAGGGATCAATGCCAACATGGGCGTTGTGCTTAACTGGTTCGAAGACAGCGAGTCCATTCTGGTCAAGATGATCTCCTCAGACAGAAAAGCACTGATTGATGCGGTGAATGCTGTTCCGCAGGGCCCTACCATCTCGGTGGCCGATGGAAAAAGAGCCCAGAACCGGACCTACCAGGACCTTTTGCAGAACAAGAACGATGAACACAACTTCGAACAGCTGGCCCTAAGCGAACTCCATAAGGTCTCCCTGGACGGAAGGAGTGAAAAGTGGTTGGAGAGTGCCATGTACAGCAGTATCAGTTTTTCGCCGGATGGCAGCTATGTGCTGGTCACCACGGTTGAAAAGCCCTTCTCCTACCTGGTTCCCTATTACCGTTTTCCATCCACAAGCACGGTATATTCGAGTGATGCAGTAAAAGTGGAAACGGTCCTGGAGTCTCCCCTGATCGAGGAACTTCCACAGGGTTTTATGGCAGTTCAAAAAGGGAGAAGAGACCTGGAATGGCGAGGCGACCGGCCGGCCACCCTGGTATTTGCAGTGGCCCTGGATGGAGGTGATCCTGAAAACGAGGTGGATTTCAGGGATGAAGTGTTCCAGCTGGAAGCCCCCTTTAACGGCACACCGGTCCCGCTCCTGAAAACCATCAACCGCTTCACGGGCATTCAATGGGGTAATGAAAAGGTGGCCGTGGCCAGTGACCGTTGGTGGAACACCAGGAACAGCAAGAGCTATTTGTTCAACCCCTCCGACGCCAGCAGTGCACCGCTTGTCCTTTTCGACCGGAATTACCAGGACCGGTATAATGATCCGGGTCGGTTTGTAAGCGAAAGGAATGAATATGGGAGCAGGGTACTGAGCATAAAAAAGAACCATCTTTACCTCCTTGGCAGCGGTTATTCAGAAGAGGGCCAGTTTCCTTTCCTGGACCAGATGAATCTGAAAACCAAAACAATTAATCGGATTTACCAATCGACATATACCGACAGGCTGGAAAACCTGAGCCGGTTTGATATAGATAAAAACAGGCTCCTGGTCCGCATCGAATCACCCACGGATTATCCAAACTACTATTTCAGAAATTTAAAAAACAACACATTGCAGCAGATAACGGCCTTTGAAAACCCCTTCAAAAGCCTGCAGAATGTTCATAAAGAGGTGATCACTTACCAGCGTGACGATGGTCTGGAACTCTCCGGCACCCTCTACCTGC encodes the following:
- a CDS encoding HAD family phosphatase, whose product is MEYGFIFDMDGVVIDSNPYHKIAWEKFLSGQGIPYDDQLFDNVLSGRTGPTSLRMLFGKDLSQEKLDLFLEEVDSNYQNILHRTEDVKPIAGLNSFLDQITRNGYRIALATSAPVLNIKLGLQKLKLENIFEHIVGKVDVTHGKPHPEVYLKTLELLDIPAENCLVFEDSRAGIQSALHAGIRVVGIASGHTKKDLLEEGVSLALDDFRGLELETVLALFQ
- a CDS encoding prolyl oligopeptidase family serine peptidase, giving the protein MKRTALFLFFTLILSPVLLAQLNLAYQKPSKEILELVDVPLAPSVLLDDKQENMILLYRDAYESIEELSRQELRLGGLRIDPLTNIGSRTTYVNNLKIKKLTENEAAVVQVQGLPGTPKLTSLSWSPDQKKLAFTHTAATGVELWVLDIDSAKARRLTGAGINANMGVVLNWFEDSESILVKMISSDRKALIDAVNAVPQGPTISVADGKRAQNRTYQDLLQNKNDEHNFEQLALSELHKVSLDGRSEKWLESAMYSSISFSPDGSYVLVTTVEKPFSYLVPYYRFPSTSTVYSSDAVKVETVLESPLIEELPQGFMAVQKGRRDLEWRGDRPATLVFAVALDGGDPENEVDFRDEVFQLEAPFNGTPVPLLKTINRFTGIQWGNEKVAVASDRWWNTRNSKSYLFNPSDASSAPLVLFDRNYQDRYNDPGRFVSERNEYGSRVLSIKKNHLYLLGSGYSEEGQFPFLDQMNLKTKTINRIYQSTYTDRLENLSRFDIDKNRLLVRIESPTDYPNYYFRNLKNNTLQQITAFENPFKSLQNVHKEVITYQRDDGLELSGTLYLPVGYDREKKEKAPMILWAYPREYKDKSSAAQTTANPNRFTSPNYGSPIYWVTKGYVVLDGAAFPIVGEGDEEPNDSFRKQLVANALAAIDAVDQLGYIDRNKVAVGGHSYGAFMVANLLSHSDLFAAGIARSGAYNRTLTPFGFQSEERSYWEAPEVYYRMSPFMHADKMKTPLLLIHGEADNNSGTYPLQSTRYFNALKGLGASVRLVMLPKESHGYRARESILHMLWEQDQWLEKYVK